One genomic region from Streptomyces sp. NBC_00582 encodes:
- a CDS encoding pyridoxal phosphate-dependent aminotransferase, with protein sequence MADNVTSLFRSTAAHSPSMAALTREGGDGTGPVDFCIPCNPYFPTPAMMDTMSARLRDIVTYYPSSADTITAELCNLLQLPPQAVAMGNGSTELITWIDHLLVRESLAVPVPTFGRWTDQPMETGKRVDMFPLQESSGFALDLAQYAEFIRTRGTKVAVICNPNNPDGGFLHKHALVQFMDAMADLDLIVIDESFLEFADAEQEPSVVQEAMIRPNVIVLRSLGKNFGLHGIRFGYMVANPALAGKVRSMLPKWNLNAFAEYVVFMLKEHGPEYMQSLLQVRRDRLDMASQLSALPGLTVYPSQGNFLFVRLPVGAEGTVVRDRLLTEHRILVRECGNKIGSSSRFLRLVVRPQVDVRRLVSGLEQVLYGTRRGAAVPELGAGTGYSSGTAAVDRLLVEATNGAGMQGLAAQALGMPGLVAAPAAAGMPMQAPAVAQAAPSNGAGMPLPAAAQVFPQPVPAAAPAPAPVPVPVPAMPQAPTPAPAPMMAPAAQAPMAPAAAAQTPPGVPARGGLTAAQVRGTNGLAPAPATGWPNTQPAQSWPNAAGMGQVG encoded by the coding sequence ATGGCCGACAACGTCACCTCGTTGTTCCGCAGTACGGCGGCTCACAGCCCGTCGATGGCGGCGCTGACACGAGAAGGCGGCGACGGGACGGGCCCGGTCGACTTCTGTATCCCCTGCAACCCCTACTTCCCCACCCCGGCCATGATGGACACCATGTCCGCCCGACTGCGGGACATCGTCACCTACTACCCGAGCAGCGCCGACACGATCACCGCCGAGCTGTGCAACCTCCTCCAGCTCCCGCCGCAGGCCGTCGCGATGGGCAACGGCTCCACCGAACTGATCACCTGGATCGACCATCTGCTGGTCCGCGAGTCCCTCGCGGTGCCCGTGCCCACCTTCGGCCGCTGGACCGACCAGCCGATGGAGACCGGCAAGCGGGTCGACATGTTCCCCCTCCAGGAGTCCAGCGGCTTCGCCCTCGACCTCGCCCAGTACGCCGAGTTCATCCGCACCCGGGGCACCAAGGTCGCGGTCATCTGCAACCCGAACAACCCCGACGGCGGCTTCCTGCACAAGCACGCCCTCGTGCAGTTCATGGACGCGATGGCCGACCTGGACCTGATCGTCATCGACGAGTCGTTCCTGGAGTTCGCCGACGCCGAGCAGGAGCCCAGCGTCGTGCAGGAGGCGATGATCCGGCCGAACGTCATCGTGCTGCGCAGCCTCGGCAAGAACTTCGGTCTGCACGGCATCCGCTTCGGCTACATGGTGGCCAACCCCGCCCTGGCCGGCAAGGTCCGCTCGATGCTGCCGAAGTGGAACCTCAACGCCTTCGCCGAGTACGTGGTCTTCATGCTGAAGGAGCACGGCCCCGAGTACATGCAGAGTCTGCTGCAGGTGCGCCGGGACCGCCTCGACATGGCCAGCCAGCTCTCGGCCCTCCCCGGCCTCACGGTCTACCCCTCCCAGGGCAACTTCCTCTTCGTGCGCCTTCCCGTCGGCGCCGAGGGCACGGTCGTCCGGGACCGGCTGCTCACCGAACACCGCATCCTCGTCCGCGAGTGCGGCAACAAGATCGGCTCCTCCAGTCGCTTCCTGCGGCTCGTGGTGCGCCCCCAGGTGGACGTGCGTCGCCTGGTGTCCGGCCTGGAACAGGTGCTCTACGGGACCAGGAGGGGAGCTGCCGTGCCCGAGCTGGGCGCCGGGACCGGCTACAGCTCGGGCACGGCGGCCGTGGACCGGCTGCTGGTCGAGGCGACCAACGGGGCGGGTATGCAGGGCCTCGCCGCTCAGGCCCTCGGCATGCCGGGGCTGGTCGCGGCCCCGGCCGCCGCCGGCATGCCGATGCAGGCGCCCGCGGTGGCGCAGGCCGCCCCGTCCAACGGCGCCGGGATGCCGTTGCCGGCCGCCGCACAGGTCTTCCCCCAGCCTGTGCCCGCGGCCGCTCCGGCCCCGGCGCCGGTCCCGGTCCCCGTCCCCGCGATGCCGCAGGCACCGACGCCCGCGCCGGCTCCGATGATGGCGCCGGCCGCGCAGGCGCCGATGGCTCCCGCCGCCGCGGCCCAGACTCCGCCCGGGGTGCCGGCTCGTGGTGGGCTCACCGCCGCGCAGGTGCGGGGGACCAATGGGCTGGCGCCCGCGCCCGCCACGGGGTGGCCGAACACTCAACCCGCCCAGTCGTGGCCCAATGCCGCCGGGATGGGGCAGGTGGGGTAG